A single region of the Terriglobales bacterium genome encodes:
- a CDS encoding M28 family metallopeptidase — MRRFNSILLSLLFATALLAQAQQKPPAPVAERTLEQQFLAVPDPHHAEQHMKILTAEPHMAGTPGDRKTAEYVARKFREWGFETEIVEYKVWMNYPAEVSVDAVTPAGVIMHGPTREHVPGDPFQDDPRVVMPFSAYSPSGDLEAEVVYANYGRPEDFDKLKELGVDVRGKIVLVRYGENFRGVKAFIAQEIGAAGMLIYSDPMDDGYFRGDVYPTGPWRPDTGVQRGTIELGFEHTGDPTTPGWPSTPDAKRVSPQSSPDIPKIPTTPLSYHDASPILQALRGTESPREWQGALPFTYHLGPGPVKVKLHLKQDYAYRNIWDVIARARGTRWPDEWVIAGAHRDAWVYGAVDPISGTTAMLEAARGIGRLLQNGWRPKRTMIFASWDGEEQGLIGSTEWVEQHEKELESAAAYFNVDTGASGPEFRASAVPSLRGFLRDITKVVPSPKGGTLYDAWRTAARRENAQEGAPSSETTIGNLGSGSDFTAFLDHSGVPATDIRSSGPYGVYHSAFDNFAWYKKFGDTTFVYTQEVARVYGLQVLRMAEAGLLPYDYEAYGKEIETYLASAQKSAAAHLGDGAPDFEPALAACRGFARAAAALNSMARTAAPEDLDRLNKILLATERALLLPAGLPRRPWFRHAIYAPADLKGYSASTIPGVNEAIQRNDAPVAAQQLKELTNALNRAAALLESYKKSD; from the coding sequence ATGCGACGTTTTAACTCAATACTTCTGTCCTTGTTGTTCGCCACGGCACTGCTCGCGCAGGCGCAGCAGAAGCCGCCGGCCCCCGTCGCCGAGCGCACCCTCGAGCAGCAGTTCCTCGCCGTCCCCGACCCGCACCACGCCGAGCAGCACATGAAGATTCTGACCGCGGAGCCGCACATGGCGGGCACGCCGGGGGACCGCAAGACGGCAGAGTACGTGGCGCGCAAGTTCCGCGAGTGGGGTTTCGAAACGGAAATCGTCGAGTACAAGGTGTGGATGAATTATCCGGCGGAGGTCAGCGTGGACGCAGTCACCCCCGCCGGCGTCATCATGCACGGTCCCACGCGCGAACACGTGCCCGGCGATCCCTTCCAGGACGATCCGCGGGTGGTGATGCCGTTCAGCGCCTATTCGCCGTCGGGCGATCTCGAGGCGGAGGTGGTGTACGCGAACTACGGACGTCCGGAAGACTTTGACAAGCTGAAGGAACTCGGGGTGGACGTGCGCGGCAAGATCGTGCTGGTGCGCTACGGGGAAAATTTTCGCGGGGTGAAAGCCTTCATCGCGCAGGAGATCGGTGCGGCCGGCATGCTCATCTATTCCGACCCGATGGACGACGGATATTTTCGTGGCGACGTCTATCCCACTGGTCCGTGGCGGCCGGATACAGGCGTGCAGCGTGGGACCATCGAGTTGGGTTTCGAACATACGGGGGACCCGACCACTCCGGGGTGGCCATCCACGCCGGACGCCAAGCGGGTCAGTCCGCAATCTTCGCCCGACATTCCCAAGATCCCGACCACGCCCCTGTCGTATCACGATGCATCTCCGATCCTGCAAGCGCTGCGCGGAACCGAGTCGCCGCGCGAGTGGCAGGGCGCTTTGCCCTTCACCTATCACCTGGGACCGGGACCGGTGAAAGTGAAGCTGCACTTGAAGCAGGATTACGCCTACCGCAACATCTGGGACGTGATCGCGCGCGCTCGCGGCACGCGCTGGCCCGACGAGTGGGTGATCGCCGGAGCACATCGTGACGCGTGGGTGTACGGCGCGGTGGATCCAATCAGCGGCACCACCGCGATGCTGGAGGCGGCGCGCGGTATCGGGCGGTTGCTGCAGAACGGCTGGCGTCCCAAAAGAACCATGATTTTCGCCAGTTGGGACGGCGAGGAGCAGGGATTGATCGGGTCCACGGAGTGGGTGGAGCAACACGAAAAAGAATTGGAGAGCGCCGCCGCGTATTTCAACGTCGACACCGGCGCGTCGGGACCGGAGTTCCGCGCCTCGGCGGTGCCGAGCCTGCGCGGATTCCTGCGCGACATCACCAAAGTCGTGCCCAGTCCCAAGGGCGGTACGCTGTACGACGCGTGGCGGACCGCGGCGCGTCGCGAAAATGCGCAGGAAGGCGCGCCGTCATCGGAAACGACGATAGGAAACCTGGGCAGCGGCTCCGACTTCACCGCCTTCCTCGATCATTCCGGAGTGCCCGCCACTGACATCCGCTCCAGCGGCCCCTACGGCGTGTATCACTCCGCCTTCGACAATTTCGCCTGGTACAAGAAATTCGGGGACACGACTTTTGTTTATACCCAGGAAGTGGCGCGCGTGTACGGCCTGCAGGTGCTGCGCATGGCCGAAGCCGGCCTGCTGCCGTATGACTACGAAGCGTACGGCAAGGAAATCGAGACTTACCTGGCGAGCGCGCAGAAGTCGGCGGCAGCGCATTTAGGCGACGGGGCGCCAGACTTCGAGCCGGCGCTGGCCGCATGCCGCGGTTTTGCGCGCGCCGCCGCCGCATTGAACTCGATGGCGCGGACGGCGGCGCCCGAGGACCTGGACCGGCTGAACAAAATTCTTCTCGCCACCGAGCGCGCGCTGCTGCTGCCCGCCGGGCTGCCGCGGCGCCCGTGGTTCCGGCATGCGATTTACGCTCCCGCCGATTTGAAAGGCTACTCGGCTTCCACCATTCCCGGGGTCAACGAAGCCATTCAGCGCAATGACGCGCCGGTTGCGGCGCAGCAGTTGAAGGAGTTGACGAACGCGCTGAACCGGGCTGCTGCCTTGCTGGAAAGCTACAAGAAATCGGACTAG
- the chrA gene encoding chromate efflux transporter, which yields MKISDAAPSPPLAPLGSFLLYFLKLGTIGFGGPIALAGHMQRDLVDERGWISKQEYLDGLALAQLAPGPLAAQLAMYLGYVRAGILGATLVGAVFILPSFLMVLALAAAYVRFGGLPWMQAVFYGIGAAVVAIIARSAAKLGKTVLGKDRLLWVIFAALAVSTAVTKREIAWLFVLGGVVSLAVKAWPQLRAARATLLLLFAPAIPAFAGGQTWQLLLFFGKAGLFVFGSGLAIVPFLHGGVVQQHAWLNEQQFLDAVAVAMITPGPVVITVAFIGYLVAGIPGAFAAGAGVFLPVYAVVLLLGPYYHKIAGNTLLRAFVQGVTAAAVGAIAGAVVVIARGAVRDLTTAIIAAVTLLLLLKWKLPEPAIIAAAAVVGLLLYPGAR from the coding sequence ATGAAAATCTCCGACGCTGCGCCCAGCCCGCCGCTCGCGCCTCTCGGTTCGTTTCTCCTGTACTTCCTGAAATTGGGGACCATCGGCTTCGGCGGACCCATCGCGCTTGCCGGTCACATGCAGCGCGACCTGGTCGACGAGCGCGGCTGGATTTCCAAACAGGAGTATCTCGACGGCCTGGCGCTGGCACAACTCGCGCCCGGACCCCTGGCGGCACAACTGGCAATGTATCTCGGGTACGTGCGCGCCGGCATTCTGGGCGCAACCCTGGTCGGCGCCGTCTTCATCCTGCCCTCCTTTCTCATGGTACTGGCGCTGGCCGCCGCCTACGTGCGCTTCGGAGGACTGCCGTGGATGCAGGCAGTGTTCTACGGCATCGGCGCCGCAGTGGTCGCAATCATCGCGCGTTCGGCGGCCAAGCTCGGCAAAACCGTGCTCGGAAAAGACCGCCTGTTGTGGGTGATCTTCGCCGCGCTCGCCGTATCTACCGCTGTCACCAAGCGCGAGATTGCGTGGTTGTTCGTCTTGGGCGGCGTGGTCTCGCTGGCGGTAAAAGCGTGGCCGCAGCTGCGCGCCGCACGGGCAACCCTACTGCTGTTGTTTGCGCCTGCGATTCCGGCCTTTGCCGGCGGGCAGACCTGGCAATTGTTGCTATTCTTCGGCAAAGCAGGATTGTTCGTGTTCGGCAGCGGGCTGGCCATCGTGCCCTTTCTGCACGGCGGCGTGGTGCAGCAGCACGCCTGGCTCAACGAACAGCAATTCCTCGACGCCGTGGCGGTGGCCATGATCACCCCCGGCCCGGTCGTCATTACAGTGGCGTTTATCGGTTACCTGGTCGCGGGAATTCCGGGCGCGTTCGCCGCCGGCGCCGGCGTGTTTCTTCCCGTGTACGCCGTCGTGCTGCTTCTCGGCCCCTACTACCACAAGATTGCCGGCAACACCTTGTTGCGTGCCTTCGTGCAAGGAGTAACAGCGGCGGCGGTCGGCGCCATCGCCGGCGCGGTGGTGGTGATCGCTCGAGGAGCGGTGCGCGATCTGACCACGGCGATCATTGCCGCCGTCACCCTGCTATTGCTGTTGAAATGGAAACTGCCAGAGCCGGCCATCATCGCGGCAGCTGCCGTAGTCGGATTGCTGCTCTATCCCGGCGCGCGCTGA
- the polA gene encoding DNA polymerase I, with protein MPARRKSTKNAEQTTIAVAEPVSAPEKTRVADTRHTVAKPRIFLIDAMSFIFRAYHAMARQRPMSTRTGIPTSATYVFTNMLLKLVKDFAPEYRAAVFDVAAPTFRDQQAAQMSAVGKFDLKTQSFQTIEYAGYKAQRVEMPADLAQQIPYIRRLLEAYRIPILEMPGYEADDVIGTLARQAAEQAHRVYVVSSDKDMLQLVNEKICVLNPPKDNLLCDAAKVEEILGVPPERVVDVMALRGDTIDNIPGAPGIGDKGSVDIIRRFGSVENALEHAAEVEKKSYRESLQNYREQILWSKRLVTIDANVPVTLELEPMRAVDPDAAACRELFTELEFNALLKEFLPSGVELGETDYREAESAADVERVLKALSEDAPLALAVEVEAGRANTPAAEPEEVEEDETAPLPLTAAVPEARKADKLAISAAPGQALSITLDDGAASARLKKALADPKTPKAIHDYKAALHALSGWPDQLHHAVRLSAVEHDPMLYSYLLDPTYSNHELAQVALRHFNLKLSGSVAEAADITGRLASSLVEKVEQAGLKKLYAEIDLPLVPVLARMEDAGVKIDCDVLAEMSQRLDRDCQSVARKIHALAGQEFNINSPRQLGDVLFNKLNLPKPVKYGKGKTISTAVDVLQDLAAEHEVPRLVLEYRQLSKLKSTYVDALPALLNHCTRRLHTTFDPTNTATGRLSSRNPNLQNIPIRTELGREIRAAFIAEPGCVLLAADYSQIELRLLAHFSEDALLVEAFRRGDDIHTLTASQVFGVPPLMVNSEHRRRAKVVNFGIVYGLSAFGLSQTLGIEPKEAKAYIEAYFEKYAAVRRWLDRTVEQARREQKVSTLFGRVRPIPDILSKNSNLRGFAERTAMNTPLQGTAADLIKIAMIRIDRELRQRQLRSRMLLQVHDELVFEAPQEETEILRALVREQMEQVQPLKVPLLVEIGVGKNWRDLE; from the coding sequence TTGCCCGCACGCAGGAAATCCACGAAGAATGCAGAGCAGACCACGATTGCCGTGGCCGAGCCCGTGTCCGCGCCGGAGAAGACCCGGGTCGCAGACACGCGCCACACCGTCGCGAAGCCACGCATTTTCCTGATTGATGCCATGTCGTTCATCTTCCGCGCCTATCACGCCATGGCGCGGCAGCGGCCGATGTCGACCCGAACCGGCATTCCTACCAGCGCCACCTATGTCTTCACCAACATGCTGCTCAAGCTGGTGAAGGACTTTGCGCCCGAGTATCGCGCCGCTGTCTTCGACGTGGCCGCGCCCACCTTCCGCGACCAGCAGGCGGCGCAGATGTCCGCCGTCGGAAAGTTCGACCTCAAGACACAGAGCTTCCAGACCATCGAGTATGCCGGATACAAAGCGCAGCGAGTGGAGATGCCGGCGGACCTGGCACAGCAGATTCCCTACATCCGACGCCTGCTGGAGGCGTATCGCATTCCCATCCTCGAGATGCCGGGCTACGAAGCCGACGACGTGATCGGCACTCTTGCCCGCCAGGCAGCGGAGCAGGCGCACCGCGTTTACGTAGTTTCCAGCGATAAGGACATGCTGCAGCTGGTCAACGAAAAGATCTGCGTTCTGAATCCACCCAAGGATAACCTGCTGTGCGATGCCGCCAAGGTGGAAGAAATACTGGGGGTGCCGCCGGAGCGCGTGGTCGACGTCATGGCGCTGCGCGGAGACACGATCGACAATATTCCCGGCGCTCCCGGCATCGGCGACAAAGGTTCGGTGGACATCATCCGGCGCTTCGGGTCGGTGGAGAACGCGCTGGAACACGCCGCCGAAGTCGAAAAAAAGAGCTATCGCGAATCGCTGCAGAATTACCGCGAGCAGATTCTCTGGTCCAAGCGGCTGGTCACCATCGATGCCAACGTGCCGGTCACGCTCGAACTGGAGCCGATGCGCGCCGTCGATCCGGACGCCGCCGCCTGTCGCGAGCTGTTCACGGAACTGGAATTCAACGCGCTGTTGAAGGAATTTCTGCCCTCGGGCGTCGAGCTTGGCGAAACCGACTACCGCGAAGCGGAATCCGCCGCCGATGTGGAGCGGGTCCTGAAAGCGCTGAGCGAAGACGCGCCGCTGGCGCTCGCCGTGGAGGTGGAGGCGGGTCGGGCGAACACGCCCGCCGCCGAGCCGGAGGAAGTCGAAGAGGACGAAACGGCGCCGTTGCCGCTCACCGCCGCCGTTCCGGAAGCGCGCAAGGCGGACAAGCTTGCCATCTCCGCGGCGCCGGGCCAGGCGCTGTCGATCACGCTCGATGACGGGGCGGCGTCGGCGCGGCTGAAGAAGGCGCTCGCCGATCCCAAAACTCCCAAGGCAATTCACGATTACAAGGCCGCCTTGCACGCGCTCTCGGGCTGGCCCGATCAATTGCACCACGCGGTCCGGCTCTCGGCAGTCGAGCACGACCCGATGCTGTACTCCTACCTTCTCGATCCGACGTACTCCAACCACGAACTGGCGCAGGTGGCGTTGCGGCACTTCAACCTGAAGCTGAGCGGGTCGGTGGCGGAAGCGGCCGACATCACCGGCCGCTTGGCGTCTTCCCTGGTCGAAAAAGTGGAGCAGGCGGGGCTGAAGAAACTCTACGCGGAGATCGATCTCCCCCTCGTGCCGGTGCTGGCGCGCATGGAAGATGCCGGAGTCAAGATCGATTGCGATGTGCTCGCCGAGATGTCCCAGCGCCTGGACCGCGACTGCCAGTCGGTGGCGCGCAAGATCCACGCGCTTGCCGGCCAGGAGTTCAACATCAATTCTCCCCGCCAGCTTGGGGACGTGCTGTTCAACAAACTGAACCTGCCGAAACCGGTGAAGTACGGAAAGGGCAAGACCATCTCCACCGCGGTAGACGTGCTGCAGGACCTGGCGGCGGAGCACGAGGTTCCGCGGCTGGTGCTGGAATACCGCCAGCTTTCCAAGCTGAAGTCCACTTACGTTGACGCGCTCCCGGCACTGCTCAACCACTGCACGCGCCGCCTGCATACCACGTTCGATCCCACCAACACCGCGACCGGGCGGCTGTCGTCCAGGAATCCAAACTTGCAGAACATTCCCATCCGGACTGAGTTGGGGCGCGAGATACGAGCCGCCTTCATCGCCGAGCCGGGATGCGTGCTGCTGGCCGCCGACTACTCGCAGATCGAGTTGCGGCTGCTGGCGCATTTCTCCGAAGACGCGCTGCTGGTCGAGGCCTTCCGCCGCGGCGACGACATCCATACCCTGACCGCATCGCAGGTATTCGGCGTGCCGCCACTGATGGTCAATTCCGAGCATCGCCGCCGCGCCAAGGTGGTGAACTTCGGCATCGTATACGGGCTTTCCGCCTTCGGGCTGTCGCAGACGCTGGGCATCGAGCCGAAAGAAGCCAAGGCTTACATCGAGGCGTACTTTGAGAAGTACGCCGCCGTGCGGCGCTGGCTCGACCGCACCGTCGAACAGGCGCGGCGCGAGCAGAAGGTGAGCACGCTGTTTGGGCGCGTGCGGCCGATTCCCGATATCTTGAGCAAGAACTCCAACTTGCGCGGATTCGCTGAGCGGACCGCCATGAACACGCCGCTGCAGGGCACCGCCGCCGACCTGATCAAGATCGCAATGATCCGCATCGACCGCGAACTGCGGCAGCGCCAGCTGCGATCGCGCATGCTGCTGCAGGTGCACGACGAACTGGTCTTCGAGGCGCCGCAAGAGGAGACAGAAATCCTGCGTGCCCTGGTCCGCGAGCAGATGGAGCAGGTACAACCGCTCAAGGTTCCGCTGCTGGTGGAAATCGGTGTCGGCAAGAACTGGCGCGACCTGGAATAA
- a CDS encoding Sir2 family NAD-dependent protein deacetylase, translated as MIEIGSQDRLFVLTGAGVSAESGLPTFRGAGGLWRGTRVEDVASPAAWARDPLMVWQFYSMRRQVHAGKEPNPAHFTLARLEDALGERLFLCTQNVDKLHEQAGSRRVHHMHGQLFQSRCDSCPRPAFDDANVYEDEVPRCRCGGRIRPHICWFGETPYQMDLIELQLRRCTVFIAVGTSGVVYPAAAFAAQARAAAGARTYYVGPEEPANRSMFDECFQGPAGGLLPQLFFGPQLRTVSV; from the coding sequence TTGATCGAGATCGGGTCCCAGGATCGCTTGTTTGTCCTCACCGGCGCGGGGGTCAGCGCGGAGAGCGGCCTGCCTACGTTTCGCGGCGCGGGCGGCCTGTGGCGGGGAACTCGCGTCGAAGACGTAGCCTCTCCGGCGGCGTGGGCGCGCGATCCCCTCATGGTCTGGCAGTTTTATTCCATGCGCCGCCAGGTGCACGCCGGCAAGGAGCCGAACCCTGCCCACTTCACGCTGGCGAGGCTGGAAGACGCACTCGGAGAACGTCTCTTCCTGTGCACGCAAAATGTGGACAAGCTGCACGAGCAGGCGGGATCGCGCCGCGTGCATCACATGCATGGGCAGTTGTTTCAAAGCCGCTGCGACAGCTGCCCGCGCCCTGCCTTCGATGATGCAAATGTCTACGAGGATGAGGTACCGCGCTGCCGCTGCGGAGGCCGGATCCGGCCGCATATCTGCTGGTTCGGCGAGACGCCCTACCAGATGGATCTAATTGAGCTCCAATTGCGGCGCTGCACCGTATTCATCGCAGTGGGAACTTCGGGTGTGGTCTACCCGGCAGCCGCCTTTGCCGCCCAGGCGCGTGCCGCGGCGGGAGCGCGGACGTACTACGTGGGACCGGAGGAACCCGCCAATCGCTCGATGTTCGATGAGTGTTTCCAAGGGCCTGCCGGTGGGTTGCTTCCCCAGCTGTTTTTTGGTCCCCAGCTGCGGACAGTAAGTGTTTGA
- a CDS encoding cysteine dioxygenase family protein, protein MSTQPAVTTCTIQHFIRELRKFPESAFLEPAQLQRFLNAHPVAPDTLAPYLHWDRQHYTRNLIDKTALFELVAICWEVGQGSSIHNHHQQNCWMAVPIGRLLVQNYRTIAEDLTAGRCRIEPTDIEEMNPTQCCAVDPAEPVHKVYNPPEFNHRAVSLHIYSKPFDSCVVYSEAQGTCGEIKLSYTTEYGKKR, encoded by the coding sequence ATGAGCACGCAACCGGCGGTGACCACCTGTACCATCCAGCACTTCATCCGCGAACTGCGCAAGTTCCCCGAATCCGCGTTCCTGGAGCCGGCACAGTTGCAGCGCTTTCTCAATGCGCATCCGGTGGCGCCCGACACGCTCGCGCCCTACCTGCACTGGGACCGCCAGCATTACACGCGCAACCTGATCGACAAAACGGCGCTGTTTGAGCTGGTGGCAATCTGCTGGGAGGTGGGACAGGGCAGTTCCATTCACAACCACCATCAGCAGAACTGCTGGATGGCGGTGCCGATCGGGCGCCTGCTGGTACAGAACTACCGCACCATCGCAGAAGACCTCACGGCCGGCAGATGCCGGATCGAGCCCACCGACATCGAGGAGATGAACCCCACGCAATGTTGCGCGGTCGATCCGGCCGAACCGGTGCACAAGGTGTACAACCCGCCCGAGTTCAATCACCGCGCGGTCAGCCTGCACATTTATTCGAAACCGTTCGATTCCTGCGTTGTCTATTCGGAAGCGCAAGGCACCTGCGGCGAAATCAAGCTGAGCTACACCACCGAGTACGGAAAAAAACGCTAG
- the pepE gene encoding dipeptidase PepE: protein MTPTKRLLLISNSVQHGHGYLDHAEAELRSFLGGTKRVLFVPYALLDRDGYAETAQARFERIGCALESIHRAPDPRKAAEKAEAAFIGGGNTFRLLKTLYEHRLLEVIRARVEGGMPYIGSSAGSVVACPTIRTTNDMPIVEPPSLTSLGLIAFQLNCHYFDADPNSTHMGETREVRLREFHEENEMPVVGIREGSMLRVEKGLVVLKGTTGGKVFRRGESPFEIAPGSVVDPFKASGAAL, encoded by the coding sequence ATGACGCCTACGAAACGGTTGCTGCTGATCAGCAATTCTGTCCAGCACGGGCATGGATACCTGGACCACGCCGAAGCGGAGCTGCGCAGTTTTCTCGGCGGAACGAAGCGCGTACTGTTCGTGCCCTACGCGCTGCTCGACCGTGATGGCTACGCGGAGACGGCGCAGGCGCGCTTCGAGCGGATCGGCTGCGCGCTGGAGTCGATCCATCGCGCTCCCGACCCGCGCAAAGCCGCGGAGAAGGCGGAGGCCGCGTTTATCGGCGGTGGCAATACCTTTCGCCTGCTCAAAACGCTCTACGAACACCGGCTGCTCGAGGTAATCCGCGCCCGTGTTGAAGGCGGCATGCCGTACATCGGCTCCAGCGCCGGGTCGGTGGTCGCTTGCCCCACTATCAGGACCACCAACGACATGCCGATTGTGGAGCCGCCAAGCCTGACGTCCCTCGGGTTGATCGCGTTCCAACTCAATTGCCACTACTTCGACGCCGACCCGAACTCCACCCATATGGGCGAAACGCGCGAGGTCCGCCTGCGCGAATTCCACGAGGAGAATGAGATGCCCGTCGTAGGAATTCGCGAAGGGTCCATGCTGCGCGTGGAAAAGGGCCTTGTCGTGCTGAAGGGAACGACCGGAGGGAAAGTTTTTCGCCGCGGCGAGAGTCCGTTTGAAATCGCGCCAGGAAGCGTGGTGGACCCATTCAAGGCATCGGGAGCGGCGCTGTGA
- a CDS encoding ornithine cyclodeaminase family protein — MKSPGTLLLRRREVAQLLSLDDCIVAVEEAFRLRGEGRAPSSGTLSTHFPGGGFHIKTSMDPTHAYFAAKLNGNFPANPERFGLPTIQGVIMLCDADNGSPLAVMDSIEITILRTGAATGVAAKRMARANSTVVTICGCGNQGRVQLQAVTRVLPIQRAYAFDRDGRAAESFAREMSSALEMEVTPAADVGEAVRDSDVCVTCTPSEVFFVRRDMVKTGTFIAAVGADNPYKQEIEPELLASARLVLDDAQQCASMGELHHAIERGLKARENPEDAELAEVVAGKKPGRTGDDEITIFDSTGVALEDVAAAVMVYERALSAGAGHRVELAA; from the coding sequence GTGAAGTCGCCGGGGACGCTCCTGTTGCGGCGCCGCGAAGTGGCGCAACTGCTCTCGCTCGATGATTGCATCGTTGCTGTCGAGGAGGCGTTTCGGCTGCGAGGCGAAGGCCGGGCGCCGTCATCGGGCACCCTCTCCACGCACTTTCCGGGCGGCGGCTTCCACATCAAGACATCCATGGACCCGACCCATGCCTACTTTGCCGCCAAGCTGAATGGAAATTTTCCCGCCAACCCGGAGCGCTTCGGTCTGCCCACGATCCAGGGGGTGATCATGTTGTGCGACGCTGATAATGGATCGCCGCTGGCGGTGATGGATTCGATTGAGATCACGATCCTACGCACGGGAGCGGCAACCGGGGTGGCGGCCAAGCGAATGGCGCGCGCGAACTCAACCGTGGTAACGATCTGCGGCTGCGGCAACCAGGGCCGCGTGCAACTGCAGGCGGTCACGCGCGTCCTGCCCATCCAGCGAGCCTATGCGTTCGACCGGGACGGGCGCGCGGCCGAGTCGTTTGCGCGAGAAATGTCGTCCGCGCTGGAAATGGAGGTAACGCCGGCGGCGGATGTGGGCGAAGCCGTGCGTGACAGCGATGTGTGCGTCACCTGCACGCCGAGCGAGGTGTTCTTCGTGCGACGCGACATGGTCAAAACCGGGACCTTCATCGCCGCGGTCGGCGCCGACAATCCGTACAAGCAGGAGATCGAGCCAGAATTGCTGGCGAGTGCGCGCCTGGTGCTGGACGATGCCCAGCAGTGCGCTTCCATGGGCGAGCTGCATCATGCTATCGAGCGTGGTCTGAAGGCGCGAGAGAACCCGGAGGATGCGGAACTCGCCGAGGTCGTCGCCGGCAAAAAGCCCGGCCGCACCGGTGATGACGAGATCACGATCTTCGACAGCACCGGCGTGGCGCTGGAAGACGTTGCGGCGGCTGTAATGGTCTACGAACGAGCGCTCTCCGCGGGCGCGGGACACAGAGTGGAACTTGCTGCCTGA
- a CDS encoding tetratricopeptide repeat protein translates to MPAGKFPLKILPATLLLMVVPSAWAQSGGQSGGGSGGGSATKSTTGTTTVTRPATIPPIQQERRPVFLTGRVMVDDGTVPSERVSIERVCSGQARREAYVDSHGQFGFQLGGGLQVFQDASVSSSYDPARNMAGLGGSGSSQLGALGTSPQGVTQQELMSCELRASAPGFFSDNIPLAGRQLFDNPDVGIIVLHRIAKVDGSPVSATSFKAPKEAKKAFEHGQSLLKKGKKDEAASEFNKAIEVYPTYAEALAHLADLDVEKGQNEEAKKLYQRAMDADSRYLLPYFGMTILSAREQDWNATANFSERALALNAYQFPIAYFYNAVANYNLNKLDVAEKNARAARRLDSQHRLPRIDYLLANILIRRNDYAGAAEQLRSFLAYESSGTDAEGARAMLKDVEQRIASATPQPAAPNAK, encoded by the coding sequence ATGCCGGCTGGCAAATTCCCCCTCAAGATTCTTCCAGCGACCCTGTTGCTGATGGTCGTGCCGTCTGCATGGGCTCAATCGGGCGGACAATCAGGCGGGGGCAGCGGTGGCGGAAGCGCCACGAAGTCCACCACGGGGACCACCACCGTCACCCGGCCGGCCACAATTCCGCCGATACAACAGGAGCGGCGCCCAGTATTTCTGACCGGGCGCGTGATGGTGGATGACGGCACCGTGCCTTCCGAGCGCGTCTCTATCGAACGAGTCTGCAGCGGGCAGGCCCGTCGCGAAGCCTACGTGGACTCGCACGGCCAATTCGGATTCCAGCTAGGCGGCGGTCTGCAAGTCTTTCAGGATGCGAGCGTGAGCAGCTCCTATGATCCGGCGCGGAATATGGCGGGACTCGGGGGATCGGGATCCTCGCAACTGGGCGCGCTGGGCACTTCACCGCAAGGGGTCACGCAGCAGGAGTTGATGAGTTGCGAGCTGCGCGCTTCCGCACCCGGCTTCTTTTCCGACAACATTCCTCTCGCCGGCCGGCAGTTATTCGACAACCCCGATGTCGGCATCATCGTGCTGCACCGGATTGCGAAGGTCGACGGTTCGCCGGTGAGCGCCACCTCGTTCAAGGCGCCGAAAGAGGCGAAAAAAGCCTTCGAGCATGGGCAGAGCCTGCTGAAGAAAGGCAAAAAGGACGAAGCAGCTTCTGAGTTCAACAAGGCAATCGAGGTTTACCCCACGTACGCTGAGGCGCTTGCGCACCTGGCGGACCTTGACGTCGAAAAGGGGCAGAACGAGGAAGCGAAAAAGCTGTACCAGCGCGCCATGGACGCTGACAGCCGCTACCTTCTGCCGTACTTCGGGATGACGATCCTCTCGGCGCGAGAGCAGGATTGGAACGCGACGGCCAACTTCAGCGAACGCGCGCTGGCGCTCAACGCTTATCAGTTTCCCATTGCCTATTTTTATAACGCGGTCGCGAACTATAACCTGAACAAGCTCGACGTCGCCGAAAAGAACGCCCGGGCGGCTCGCCGGCTTGACTCACAACACCGCCTGCCGCGGATCGATTACCTGTTGGCGAATATCCTGATCCGGCGCAACGATTATGCGGGTGCCGCGGAACAGCTGCGCTCGTTCCTGGCATATGAAAGCTCGGGAACGGACGCGGAGGGGGCCCGCGCAATGCTGAAGGACGTGGAGCAGAGGATCGCTTCGGCAACGCCCCAACCGGCGGCGCCAAACGCAAAATAG